The genome window ATTTATTTTGTTGCCTCTTATTTTACTGTTTTTCATTATACTGAGCACTTCCTTGGCATATTCCCTAGGAACCTCTACAAAGGTGTATTTATCAAAAACATCAATGGTTCCGATCAATTTGCCCGAAAGACTTGTTTCGCCTGCAATGGCTCCCACTATATGCTTTGCACCCACCTTGTGATTTCTGCCTATATTTATAAACAATCGAACCATTCCGTCTTCTGCCCCTGTATTGTCGTATTCATGGTTGAGCTCCACATCTTTTTTATTCTCTTCATTTATTGACATTTTGAGCAAAGCGGCTGCTATATCGATAGAAGTAAAGTCTTCTGTAGAATCTTCTTTGAGTATTTTTTCTATCAAATTAACATATTTTTTCAAGCCGCCTTCTTCTATCACATCTTTAACTTTTTCTAAAAAGTTATTTATCTTTATTTCTTCCACATCGCTTATAGAAGGTATATCTTGGCGTTTGATCTTTGTCTTGGCATATCTTTGTATGGTTTTAAGCTTGTAGATTTCCTTTCCTACTGCAAATGTAAAAGCTCTGCCGGTTTTTCCTGCTCTTCCGGTCCTTCCAATTCGGTGAACATAATATTCTTCATCCTGGGGTATATCATAATTGAATACTGCTTCGATATTTTCCACATCTATACCTCTGGCTGCCACATCGGTAGCTACTAATATTTCCACATTCCCGTTTCGGAATTTTGCCATCACTTTGTCCCTCTGGGGTTGTTTTAGATCCCCATGCAGCCCGTCTGCAAAATAACCTCTGGCCTGCAATTGAATTACTAACTCGTCCACCTTCCTTTTAGTATTGCAAAAAACCAATGATAATTTGGGGTTATACATATCTATCAATCTGCACAAAGCCTCTAGTTTGTTTGTGGGCTTTACTTCAAAGTAGAGCTGTTCAATGCTGGGAACGGTCAATTCCTTGTGCACCACTTTTATTATCAGAGGGTTTTTCTGATATTTATTTCTCAGCTCTAAAATTTGCTGGGGTATTGTAGCAGAGAACATGACTGTTTGTCTTTTGGAGCTTGTCCCCTGTAAAATAGTTTCAATATCTTCTCTAAACCCCATATCCAACATTTCATCTGCCTCGTCAAGCACAACCATATTGACGGTGCCCATCTTCAATGTTCTGCGGCGCATATGGTCCATTATTCTTCCCGGAGTGCCGATGATGATCTGTACACCTTTTTTCAATGCCCTTATCTGCCTATCTATAGGTTGACCACCGTAAACCGGCAAAATCTTTATATTCTCTTTATATTTAGAAAGTTTTCTAATTTCTTCAGCTGTCTGTATGGCTAATTCCCTGGTAGGGGACACAATCAAAACCTGAGGTTTGTTATTTTGTTTGTCCACTTTTTCCAATATTGGAATGCCGAAGGCCGCTGTTTTTCCTGTCCCTGTTTGAGCTTGGCCGATTACATCCTTTCCTTGTAATATATGCATGATAGACCTTGCCTGAATGGGAGTTGCTTCCTCAAATCCCATATCCTCGATGGCTCTTTTTATTTCCTTTGATAAATTTAAATCTTGAAATTTCATTTTTTCACTTCCTTCTGTTTGTTTAACTTCTTCATTATATA of Clostridia bacterium contains these proteins:
- a CDS encoding DEAD/DEAH box helicase; protein product: MKFQDLNLSKEIKRAIEDMGFEEATPIQARSIMHILQGKDVIGQAQTGTGKTAAFGIPILEKVDKQNNKPQVLIVSPTRELAIQTAEEIRKLSKYKENIKILPVYGGQPIDRQIRALKKGVQIIIGTPGRIMDHMRRRTLKMGTVNMVVLDEADEMLDMGFREDIETILQGTSSKRQTVMFSATIPQQILELRNKYQKNPLIIKVVHKELTVPSIEQLYFEVKPTNKLEALCRLIDMYNPKLSLVFCNTKRKVDELVIQLQARGYFADGLHGDLKQPQRDKVMAKFRNGNVEILVATDVAARGIDVENIEAVFNYDIPQDEEYYVHRIGRTGRAGKTGRAFTFAVGKEIYKLKTIQRYAKTKIKRQDIPSISDVEEIKINNFLEKVKDVIEEGGLKKYVNLIEKILKEDSTEDFTSIDIAAALLKMSINEENKKDVELNHEYDNTGAEDGMVRLFINIGRNHKVGAKHIVGAIAGETSLSGKLIGTIDVFDKYTFVEVPREYAKEVLSIMKNSKIRGNKINIEPAKSR